Genomic DNA from Eleutherodactylus coqui strain aEleCoq1 chromosome 8, aEleCoq1.hap1, whole genome shotgun sequence:
tatatatagtataaatcATGGATAATAACACTAAATTGATAATATAAAAAATGGCAACCGgtttatattttatataaaaattAATGAATAAGTGAGTCGGGGCTTTTTGAAACTGTCAGAAAATATCCGATTTTTCTAGGACTTCATGTAAGGTGTCAGACAACTGATCCAGAACATCTCCGCTGCAAGCGAGAGAAATCTCcacattctattttttttacccGGTGTGACCCTTAATCCCTCAAAATCATACTGCGCTGGGGGCGAAATGTTTGGAGGCGCTACGCTTCTGAAAACGATTTTTAACGTTTGCCCGGTGTTTGTTTAGCCTTGTTGTTAGAGGGATAGTGGTATGTCTGAGGTTACACGGGCACTCCATCATACTTGTAGTATAAGCAGAGCTGCATCCGATTATGACATTATCGCCCGCAGCTATTTCAATCTTTAGCGTTGTGGCAAATATTGTCAGAACATTTACACCTTTCAGCAATGAagtagcagcatcaatggtgtagtaaCAGAAAAAAGGAGCTTGTGGAGGCACCATCCTCCTTGTTAGAAAACAAATCCACTTGCCACATTTACACCTTGGCAGGTGGCATTTTAAGGGTCCTCAAGTGTCATGGAGGCTTTTATGCATTCTTGGGTTAACTGGGTGTTGGTAGGATGGGGCCAATATATTTTGCATTGTTTTACCCCAACGAAATATCACAATCGGATTAGTTGGAATATCATCTCACAAGTTACCCATTTTTGGGAGATGATATTCCAACCAATCCGATTGTGATATTCCGTTTGGTAGAAAAATGAGGAATATATTGGCCCCATACACAGTTATCCCAAGAATGCAGAAAAACCTCCATCATGGAACGTCCACACGGAACGCAGGAGTGTGCCGGGCCTCACAAGGGTGAAGCGGAGAGGAGTGTGCCAGGCCTCACAGGGGTGAAGCGGAGAGGAGTGTGCTGGGCCTCACAAGCATGAAACGGAGAGGAGTCTGCCGGGCCTCACAAGGATGAAGCAGAGAGGAGTGTGCCGGGCCTCAGAAGCATGAAGCGGAGAGGAGTGTACTGGGCCTCACAAGCATGAagcagagaggagtgtgctgGGCCTCAGAAGCATAAAGCGGAGAGGAGTGTGCTGGGCCTCAGAAGCATGAAGCGGAGAGGAGTGTGCTGGGCCTCACAAGCATGAAGCGGAGAGGAGTGTGTCAGGCCTCACAAACATGAAGCAGAGAGGAGTGTGCCGGGCCTCAGAAGCATGAAGCGGAGAGGAGTGTACTGGGCCTCACAAGCATGAAGCAGAGAGGAGTGTACTGGGCCTCACAAGCATGAagcagagaggagtgtgctgGGCCTCAGAAGCATAAAGCGGAGAGGAGTGTGCTGGGCCTCAGAAGCATGAAGCGGAGAGGAGTGTGCTGGGCCTCAGAAGCATTAAGCGGAGAGGAGTGTGCTGGGCCTCAGAAGCATTAAGCGGAGAGGGGTGTGCCGGGCCTCACAAGCGTGAAGCAGAGAGTAGTGTGCCGGGCCTCAAAAGCATGAAGCAGAGAGGAGTGTGCCAGGCCTCACAAGCATGAAGCAGAGAGGAGTGTGCCAGGCCTCACGAGGATGAAGCAGAGAGTAGTGTGCCGGGCCTCACAAGCATGAAGTGGAGAGGAGTGTGCTGGGCCTCACAAGCATGAATCAGAGAGGAGTGTGCTGGGCCTCACAAGAATGAAGCGGAGAGGAGTGTGCCGGGCCTCACAAGCATGAAGTTGAGAGGAGTGTGCTGGGCCTCACAAGCATGAAGTGGAGAGGAGTGTGCCGGGCCTCACAAGCGTGAAGCAGAGAGTAGTGTGCCGGGCCTCACAAGCATGAAGCAGAGAGGAGTGTGCCAGGCCTCACAAGGATGAAGTGGAGAGGAGTGTGCTGGGCCTCACAGGCATGAAGTGGAGAGGAGTGTGCTAGACCTCACAAGCATGAAACGGAGAGGAGTTTGCCGGGCCTCAtaaggaggaagcagagaggagtgtgctgGGCCTCACAATTATGAAGTGGAGAGGAGTGTGCTGAGCCTCACAAGCATGAAGTGGAGAGGAGTGTGCTGAGCCTCACAAGCATGAAGTGGAGAGTaagtagtgtgctgggcctcacAAGTATGAAACGGAGAGGAGTTTGCCGGGCCTCCCAAGCACGAAACGGAGAGGAGTTTGCCAGGCCTCACAAGAGTGAAGCAGAGAGGAGTGTATtgggccaatcagagcattagcttgctggaggcggggtattcaagccccctTCCCAGGacgaactgctctgtcggcatgcagAAGaatacggaagcctgcagcagcgatggtGACCAGTGTCAGGACCCAATCGCCGGCTACTAGGTAAGTtttataataccccccccccccccattacccctccgcaaataagacactgtgcctctcttgaggcaaaaattaatttgAGACAGTGCCTTATGTTTAGTGAAACACGGTATCAACAGCAACTCTCAGTACACCTTAAGAATTGCTCATACGCCTTTTTACAGTGGTTGTTAAGAAGCATTATTCTGATGCATGGGCCTGGCATGGGTTTGACATGGGCCTGGCATGGGTCTCGTGTGCCAGGAAGAGCTGGAGCTCAGCTTTCTAATGACATGAGTTCTATCGATGAGGACCAGAGAAACATCTGATCCCAGCTATTTAAACCTTCATATGCTGCTACTGAtttgaccacggcatgtaaaaggctgacagagggaggaagCGCCCTCTTCCACCCATTGGACCCCTGTTATATGATTGCTTGATGATAGCCTCTAGCTGAGCCTTATAGAACCATACAATTCACTGCAAAACTGAAATATTGCACTATGTTATAAAAACAACAAAGTGTGATGGTATTGAGGTCCCCTAGTGGGACGAAAATTAAAAgttaacatgtaaaaaaaaaaaaaaatagttaaagccTCACCTTTCCACATATAGTaggtacaaccccccccccctccccacaaaaGCTCACCATCTTGcacaggtcttaaaggggttgtctcgcgaaaccaagtggggttatacacttctgtatggccatattaatgcactttgtaatatacatcgtgcattaaatatgagccatacagaagttattccacttacctgctccgttgctagcgtcctcgtctccatggttctgtctaaattcgctggcggcttgcttttttagacgcacttgcgcagtccgttcttctgctctgagcacgagccgcttcagcctgctagccgctactgctcttctgcgcatgcgcagacgagctgtaactacTCGGGAGCGCGCctgcccgccgtgcccccgagcctgccgccgtgccccccgagcctgccgccgtgcccccgatgctgccgccgtgcccccgatgctgccgccatgcccccgatgctgccgctgtgccccccgagcctgccgccgtgcccccgatgctgccgccgtgcctccggagcctgccgccatgcccccgatgctgccgctgtgccccccgagcctgccgccgtgcccccgagcctgccgccatgcccccgatgctgccgctgtgccgcccgagcctgccgccgtgcccccgatgctgcccgctgtgcctccggagcctaccgccggggcctatacatacatacatacatacacgcatacacacgcatacatatatacacatgcacacacacacatacacatatatacacacacatatatatatatacatgcatacacacacatacatatatacacatgcacacacacacatacatatatatacatgcatacacacacatacatatatacacatgcacacacacatacacatatatacacacacatacatatatatacatgcatacacacacatacatatatacacatgcacacacacacacacatatatatatatatatatacatgcatacacacacatacatatatacacatgcacacacacacacatacatatatacacatgcacacacacacacatacatatatatacatacatacatacacacacatatatatatatacacacgtgtgtgtatgtatgtatatatatatatatatatatatatatatatatacatatacacagacacacgtgggtgtatatatgtatatatacacacacacatatacaaacacgtgtgggtatatatatatatgtgtgtgtatgtatgtatgtatatatatgtatgtgtgtgtgcatgtgtatatatgtatgtgtgtgtatgcatgtatatatatgtatgtgtgtgtatatatgtgtatgtgtgtgtgtgcatgtgtatatatgtatgcgtgtgtatgcatgtatatatatgtatgtgtgtgtatatatgtgtgtgtgtgtgtatgtatatatatgtatgcgtgtgtatgcatgtatatatatgtatgtgtgtgtatatatgtgtatgtgtgtgtgtgcatgtgtatatatgtatgtgtgtgtatgcatgtatatatatgtatgtgtgtgtatatatgtgtgtgtgtgtgtatatatatatatatatatatatatatatatatataatgtgtgtgtatatatacactcacgaatacgcgtatgcgtatactcgtacacacgtatactatatatatatatatataaaatgtgtacacgcatatatatttaggtgaaaaaactatttcatctaaaacagtggaaagtgaattgcagggaggcattacagtaccttctgctgagaattcagcactggacagctccctgctataatgaAGCCTGGATTCCCTTGGgcaggggaaaggatcagcactggacagctccctgctaaaacgaagcgtgaccggcgtctcgggagcgagcacgtcgggctgaagcaagcgcagggagaagaagcggcggccatctttgggaaactttttataagttcatgaaacgccagaactgtaagtaggaaccggctttaaaagccatttacattggtacttagtaatgtatgctgaagaagggggactggacaaaaaaaaaatttcactgctgcctcgagacatctcctttaagtatcggGATTATCAGAAGGAGGTACGTAAAGGGGTGAGAAGAAAATATTTTAGCAGGTTCCCTATATGACGGATTTAAATAGAAGTGTGAGGTGTCCATGATGTAGTGCAGAAAATTATCCCTGAACTAATAATCCAATAAAAAACTACAACAATACTCCAAATATAAATTATTGTAGTAATACTAGAacaaagctaataacataaataccaaagccaagctcagtgcataaatacagccccagaaccaagctcagtgcataaatacagccccagaaccaagctcagtgcataaatacagccccagaaccaagctcagtgcgtaaatacagccccagaaccaagctcagtgcataaatgcaTCCCAGCAGcaaacacataacataaatacagcagcagaaccaagctcagtacatagacacaGCCCCAGCATgtagctcataacaaatacagaaaCCAAACCATCTTCAGGACAACAAAACAATTGATTAGTGGATTGCTGGCATCAATAGGCAGCGTCCCCACACAGCACTTGGATGGTGTTTATGATATGCATGTTAATTGCACAAAAAGGCTgctgaaaaattgcatgttttttacACTGAAATGCTGGAGTTTTGCTATGTGGTTTTCAGCTGATCGGCTTCTACAAGTGAAGCTCATGATTTCAATGAGCTTTGCTTGTAAAAATCAATCTGCTCAAAACCGTATTGCAGAACCTCAGTGTTTTCCGGTAAAATCGCATGCACATTTCCAGGACCGTGAATTCCGCTGCATCCTACAGAAATATTGGTGTCCTAGTGGAAGCGTCCTTAAAGGGAGTGTTCATACAGCGTTGTTTAATATTCTGTGTTATTGCATCAGGGGTTTCTACCACAGCCACTGAAAACGATACAACCCCTGATGTAATAACACagcatattaaagggaacctgccatgacctttaagccccataaactatgggagagcatgctaggtggaaaagagtcatgctgtgtgGGGACACAGCACTAGAACGGGGCGCCCAGTGAGTATGAAGCTCAGCTCCCAATTCCCTGGGCCCCTTAACATAGTTTATTGGACTCTTGAGtcctgacaagttccctttaaataactCTATGTGAACGCTCCCATAGTAGACTGCTGACTACTAATCAGCTCCTGAGGCTCTGACTCACCCACTGGAAGTCACTATAGGAGATGTTGCCATGATCTTGCAGGTAGTACAGGAAGGAGAGGGGAGCCTGCAGGACAAGAGGGACAGTGACGAGGCAGTGGGCAATGTGAGACTAGGGAGGAGGAGATAACTAGGTCGGGAGTCACTAGGTCAGCGTCCAGTGCTCCATCTGCACCCAGCATCCTGACGCCAGCCATCAGGATTATCATGGAGTAAACAGGGACCAGTAGATTCTTTTATTAGCTACACTATATAGGGTTAGAGATCGGTGGTCAGGCGGCCCACTGAGACACCAAGCAGCATGGCCCACTGGGAATCAGATTGCCAGTCCAGGCCATGATCCTTCACTAagaactgcatcccctatatatAGTACTTGCATATATATAAGAAATGCACAAGTTATTGGATTGATGATTATGGATAAATGGCTAGTCATCTTTGGGTATTAATTTTCCACTTGGGGCAATCCCAAATTTTTCTTTGAGTAGATTCGGAATCTCCTCCTCAGTGAGTTCTGGAGTAGTTTTCACACTTCTCCCTCCCTTGTTGTACTCGGCGCTGATCAGCTGACACCCCATTTACATCGGCCTTCTGTGGGGAAGCTGTAGAGAACAAAAGGATTTGCGGACAATAAAAAGAGCTTTGTGCAGTCTGATAATATTTACACATTTCCCCAAAGTCTTCCAATGTTCTCTCATCAAGGATGAACTTAAAGAGACTCCTCCagagctgctcctccttcctctccatCTACCCGTAACCGATACACACTGctgtcctgctcctcttcctatCCGGGCTCCAATGGAAATAGTTACGCAATTCCTTCCCCAAAACCAACACAAAGCTAACTCATTCCCTCAAGTCCCACCATCAACATCATGTGTGCGAATTGAGGTTCACATACACCAGTCAGTTGGTTTTTCACTCTGCTTGATAATACTTGTGGGTGGTAGTCCAGGTTTCACAAGACCCACTGGAAAAGACCATTGTTCTCGAAATAAAAGACTTCATGATTTCTTAGAAGAATCTTCTCATATATTGTATACAGTCAATGTCAAGAATGATTTTCTCCCCGCTGTGGATACTGAGGTTTTAAAATGGGACAGAAAGCAAGTGATGGCGGTGTAATGTTTGTAATGTAGAAAGTGATGACTGGATTGAAGACGCCTTGAATACGGTAATGCAAACCCTATGCAGATAGGTATTCGGATCCAACTTTGATTAGAAGTCCTTGAAGAGAATTAAAATATATTAGTCAACTGTCTTCAATGTCCCTCAATGAACCCAATTTCTAAGAACATGCCATAAAATATAAGGCACCATAATACCTAAAAATTTATAGTCACCATTATGGGTTTGGTGCCAACGAATAGGTAATTATCCATGAGATGACATGTTGGTAAATACGGTCAGAAGAGCACTATCTATGGAAGGGATAACAGGTCAACTATCAGCAGTTTTAGCAAATGCTTACTAATTAGAAGACTTACAGATTGAGATGCATTTGGAATCACAATATCTTCATCCTTCGGGACCAGTTTTCTACTCAAGACAATCCCAAATTTATCTCTGAGTAAACTAGGGATCTCTTCCTCAGTGAGTTCTCGAGTGGTCTTCACACTTCCACCTCCCTTGGTGTACTCAGTGCTGATCAGCCAGCGCCCAATGTATGTCAGTCTTGCTCTAGGGAGCTGTAGGGAACAGAAGGATTTTTGGAAAAATATGGAGCAGGGCGATGACTGGTGATATTCACACATCTCCCAAAAGTCTTCAAATGTCCTCTCCTCGAGGGTGAACTTGTAGAGAGTCCTCCAGATCTCTTCCTCCTTTCTCTCCATGAACCACTCATCTCCTTCTACCCGTAACCGATACACACCGCTGTCCTGCTCCTCTTCCCATTCTGCCTCTAGTAGAAATGGTTCAATGATTCCTTCCCCGTAACCAACATCACAAAGCCATCTCCTTTCTTCCAGTTCTACTGTCAATAACATATGGGATGGTGGACCATAAATACCAGTTATTGGGTTCCTCACCCTGGATGACAGCACCTTTGTTTCGTAGCCCAGTTGTTGCAGCACCCACAAGAAAAGACCATTGTTCTCATAGCAGAAACCTCCTCCTCGTCTTACAACTATTTTGTTATATATCCAAGGAATGTCCAAGATGATTTTTTCACCACTATGTATGCTGAGACTTTCTGTTGGTATGGAGTGTACATGAAGCCGATGTAATTcccgtaaggcctccttcccacgaacggatttccgccgcgtaattcgcggcgaaaatccgctgcgttgcccgcagctattaggttctattgaacctaatagcacaatgctcacgatgcgtaattccaccgcggaattacgcaccgcgatttctcccgtcctcacccgcagcatgctctattttctgcgggtgaggacgggctgtacgcactgacggcttccattgcagtcaatggaagccgtccattcacgctatctcccgctgtaaccagcgggagatagcgtgaaaaaacgctttcccgcccaccgccgagcgtcatatgacgccaaatgacgcggtccggccgcgtcacgtgacacggccggccgtgcacgtgacacggctggtgacgcgagggcggtgggcggtgacgggcggtgacgcggcggcggtgggcggggaagcgatttcacgctatctcccgcaggtaagtataggggctctggggggcgccgtgacaggcttcgcagcggaatattacgctgcggagcccgtcacgctcgtgggaaggaggccttaggctgagaGGGAAGGAGGTGCACAGTCCATCAAATTTACCCTCTGTAGGTAGGCCTTCAGGTCCATTGTATAACAGGCATCCTATACAGTAAACATCCAAAGATTTATTAAACTTACAAGGATAAATGTTATCACCAAATACTTCTACATAAAACAATGctatgtaatactgccccctcatgTCCAAGAATacgactactgtaatactgccccctcatgTCCAAGAATACGACTACTGTAATACAGCCCCCTCATGTCCAAGAATacgactactgtaatactgccccctcatgTCCAAGAATacgactactgtaatactgccccctcatgTTCAAGAATacgactactgtaatactgccccctcatgTCCAAGAATACGactactgcaatactgccccctcatGTCCCAGAATacgactactgtaatactgccccctcatgTCCAAGAATACGactattgtaatactgccccctcatgTCCTAGActacaactactgtaatactgctccctcatGTCCAAGTATactactactgtaatactgccccttagtacaagaataaaaatactataatactgcctcctatatacaagaatataactactataatactgccccctatgtacaagaatataactactataatactgctccctatgtacaagaatataactactataatactgccccctatgtacaagaatataactactataatactgctcctatgtacaagaatataactgctataatactgcctcctatgtacaagaatataactactataatactgctccctatgtacaagaatataactactataatactgccccctatgtacaagaatataactactataatactgccccctatgtacaagaatataactactataatactgccccctatgtacaagaatataactactatcatactgctccctatgtacaagaatataactactataatactgccccctatgtacaagaatataactactataacactgctccctatgtacaataatataactactataatactgctccctatgtacaataatataactactataatactgccccctatgtacaagaatataactactataatactgccccctatgtacaataatataactactataatactgctccctatgtacaagaatataactactataatactgcctactatgtacaagaatataactattataatactgttcctatgtgcaagaatataactactgtaatactgccccctatgtacaagaatataattactataatactgctccctatgtactagaatataactactataatcctgccccctatgtacaagaatataactattataatactgccctccatgtacaagaatataactattataatacttccccctatgtacaagaatataactactataatcctgccccctatatacaagaatataactattataatactgccccctatgtacaagaatataactactataatactgctcctatgtacaagaatataactactataatactgcctcctacgtacaagaatataactactataatactgccccctatgtacaagaatataactactataacactgctccctatgtacaataatataactactataatactgctccctatgtacaataatataactactataatactgccccctatgtacaagaatataactactataatactgccccctatgtacaagaatataactactataatactgtctcctatgtacaagaatataactactataatactgtctcctatatacaagaatataactactataatactgccccctatgtacaaggatataactactctaatactgccccctatgtacaagaatataactactataatactgtctcctatatacaagaatataactactataatactgccccctatgtacaaggatataactactataatactgccccctatgtacaagaatataactactataatactgtctcctatgtacaagaatataactactataatactgtctcctatgtacaagaatataactactataatactgcccccctatgtacaagaatataactactataatactgccccctatgtacaagaatataactactataatacagctcctatgtacaagaatataactactataatactgccccctatgtacaagaatataactactataatactgccccctatgtacaagaatataactactataatactgccccctatgtacaaaaatataactaactactataatactgctcctatgtacaagaatataactactataatactgccccctatgtacaagaatataactactataatactgctcctatgtgcaagaatataactactataatactgccccctatgtacaagaatataactactataatactgcctcctatgtacaagaatataactactataatactgccccctacgtacaagaatataactactataatactgtctcctatgtacaagaatataactactataatactgccctctatgtacaagaatataactactataatactgctcccctatgtacaagaatataactactacaatactgccccctgtgtacaagaatataactactataatactgatcctatgtacaagaatataactactataatactgccccctatgtatgagaatataactactataatactgccccctatgtacaagaatatagctactataata
This window encodes:
- the LOC136577647 gene encoding arylamine N-acetyltransferase, pineal gland isozyme NAT-10-like; protein product: MDLKAYLQRVNLMDCAPPSLSALRELHRLHVHSIPTESLSIHSGEKIILDIPWIYNKIVVRRGGGFCYENNGLFLWVLQQLGYETKVLSSRVRNPITGIYGPPSHMLLTVELEERRWLCDVGYGEGIIEPFLLEAEWEEEQDSGVYRLRVEGDEWFMERKEEEIWRTLYKFTLEERTFEDFWEMCEYHQSSPCSIFFQKSFCSLQLPRARLTYIGRWLISTEYTKGGGSVKTTRELTEEEIPSLLRDKFGIVLSRKLVPKDEDIVIPNASQSDF